TTCATCAATTGAACCATCTCCTCTAACAGGAATATTAAGAAGAAGATTCCCGTTTTTGCTTACAATATCAACAAGCATCTGCATAACCTTTTTAGGAGATTTATAAGCATTTTTATTGTAAACACCCCTATCGTAATGCCAACCACCAATACAAGTACATGATTGCCATGGCTTTTCTTGAATATCGTCTGGGGCTCCACGTTCAACATCCCAAACCATGCATTCTTTTTGTTCGTCAGTAAGTATTTTTCCAAACAGCACAGCCTCTAGTTTGCCGTTGTGCAACTTCATGTTTGAATTATAATAATGTGCTGCTATGTCAAGACCAACTTTGCTTACTGGCCATAAAGGCAATGCTGTATCATCAAAATATAATAAATCGGGATTGAATTTATTAATCATATCAACTGTACGATTATAAAAATTTAGACAATATTCCTCAGATGGTGGAGTTGCTCCATTTTCCCAACCCCATTGATTATGGATTGAGTTGATATTTTTACTATCTTGACTTAAAAGATGGTTCTGGACATATAAGTTTTGAGGATCAAGACCTTCCCACCATTTCCCTTCCCCATCTTTTTTGGTTAGTTTTCCATCATAAGGTATTCCAGCATACGTTCCAGTCTCATCAGTCATCTGAGCAGATTCATACCAACGCCAGGCGTGAGCTGAATGTATGCTTACACCAAAAGGCAGATCATTTTTCTTGGCTGCTTCTGCCCAACCTGCCAATATATTTTTTTTAGGTCCAATATCTACAGAATTCCATTCCTGATGTTTACTATCCCACATGTCAAGATTATCATGATGATTTCCCATTGCAAAGAAATATTTGGCACCCGCACGTTTATATAAAGCAACTAATTTTTCTGGATTCCAATTTTCAGCTTTCCATTCGTTTATAACATCTTTAAAACCAAATTCGGATGGATGCCCATAATTCTGTAAATGGTATGTGTATTGCGATTGATCTTGATTATAAATGCTTCTAGCATACCAATCCCCAGCTTCGGGTTGACACTGTGGTCCCCAATGTGCCCAAATACCAAATTTTGCATCTCTAAACCATTTTGGAACTTCATATTGTTTTAAAGATTCCCAATTTGGTTCGAAAGGTCCTGTTTCCATTGTCTCTCTTGTACTTTGTGCATAAGAAAACATGGAAACTATGAATACTATTAGCGTTATATTTTTCATCTTAAGTTTATTAAAGGTAATTGTTGTAAAATTAAATAAACCAAATTAAATAAAAAATTTCTTGAAACAGACTATCCTCAAGGCAGAGCCATAGAAGTACTTCGCCTGTTTCATTTTGACCTCAGGGTCAAAAACCGAAATTTTGTATTTTACCTCACCCAAAACTGCCCAAAAAGGCAGTTCCGGCCTCTCCAAAGGAGAGGTGAATTGGAGACAGAGCCTTCGGGGAATTATTTAGATTAAAATTTAAATGTAATAATTCAACATCAGACGGTTTGGACACTAACATTCAGGTGACATGTTTTTAAACTCTTTTAAATTTGTTATCCATTCAATGGCTTGATTTAGTGTGTAACACCTTTTAGTACTACAAGTGGATTGTTCTTTTTCAATTGTGGCAATATTAAAATTTAAATCATTGTAACAAACAATTGCAATCGCGATAATAAAATCATAATCAATATTAAACTTTACCCATTGGCTAAGATCAATGGAAAACGAGTTTATTCTATTTGAAATGAATCCTATCTTTAAATCTTCACCGTAATAATCTACCAAAGCTATGATTATTTCTTGGCATTCCTCTGTCCCAATATGCACACCCTCTTTAATTTCTGCAATACAGAAAGAGTCCAAAAAATAAAAATCCCCTATAGACAGAGTTACCATTTTTGAGTCTGTTATATTATAATAATTAGAATTTTCAAATCTCATAAGTACGTTTTTAAATTGTTGGCACCTATTAAAAATTTCTTGAAACAGACTATCCTCGCAGAGCCATAGAGGTATACTTCGACTAGGCTCAGTACAGGTTTCGCCTGTTTCATTTTGACTTCAGGGTCAAAAACCGAAATTTTGTATTTTACCTCACCCAGAACTGCCCGAAAAGGCAATTCTGGCCTCTCCAAAGGAGAGGTGAATTGGAGACAGAGCCTTCGGGGAATCATTTAGATTAAATCAAACATATTTAACAAAGCATAATCAAACTTCAAATCCCTCAGGATATACATACATAAGAATTTAAAAAACCTCTCATTCTTTTACTATTTTCCTAAAAACACGTGTTTCTGGGCTTATCACAGTAATAATATAAACTCCTCTCGATATCGTACTAAAATCTAATTCATATATTTTGCCTTTTACTTTAGCACTTGTAATCAGTTTACCTAAGGTATCATGCAGAGTTATTTCTGTATTTTCAGGGTAATCCTCGCCTAGTTGTATTGTAAGCTTGTTTGAAACAGGGTTAGGATAAACCTCTATCCCTGTAGTTTTAACAGAGTTTTCTACAATTGACGAAGCTGCTGTTGTCGAGGACGATATAGATTCCTCTTTAATTGACGAAACTATTTTTGACGATGATGAAATCGAAACCAATTCCCACTGGGCATTAGTACTACTTGTATTTGCCCACTGACTACAATCTGCTCCATTTGCAGTTCGTCCCATGCCATCAAGGTAAAGTCCAGTGTTCACGTTCTGAATCCTATAATAATTACCATCGAATGGCTCAATACGCCATTGTGCATTGGTACTGGTGGTATTGGCCCATTGGCCACAAGCTGATCCATTTGACGTTCGTCCCATGCCGTCAAGATAAAGGTCTGTACTCACATTCCGTACCCTGTAGTTACCATTATATTCCTGAATAGTCCATTGTGCATTGGTACTGGTGGTATTGGCCCATTGACCACAGGCTGATCCATTTGTAGTCCGTCCCATGCCATCAAGGTAAAGACCTGTCGTCCGATTTTTTAATTGTACAACCGATCCGTTAAGTATATCGCCTATTTGTCTGAAAGTAGCATCCTGCTCAGCTGTGCTGCCCGAAATTTGATCGATTTTCAACACATAATTGGAATGCCTGATATAATAACCTGGAACGTTATATGATTCGAATGATATCCAGCCAACATCGGCTAATCCATCCCTGATATAAAAAGTAGCATCTCCTTGCTGGGAACTATTGCTAACAGAATCCAGAACCAACTCATTGGTAGAATGTCTAAGGTACTGACCAGGAAAATTGACGGATTCAAATGAAATTCCATTAGGATCTGCAAGCCCCGTAACCATCTCCCATTGCTTATCATCTACAGGAGATACATTTGGGTCTATTCTTCCTATTGCATTTTGATGTCTAATGAAATAGTCAGCAAAGTTATAAGATTCCCAGCTCACTGTTCCCAATGCAGTATCCCCACCAACTGAACCTGTAAGTGTTATGTTGTCATAAACCGTAGTATTCATTGCAGTAGCGTTGCCAGAACATGCCACAAGACCAATAAAATATGATGATGACATACTGATATTAACTGAACCCACTTCAAACCATGTTTCCCCGTCCGATGATTCATAAGCCGTGAAAATATTGCCTGACCTTGCAATCCGGAACCATGCAGGGCGCCACGTATAAGTATTGCCAAGTCTCGAAGCCGTATTGCCTCCGGTTGACGTTCTGTAACCCATTCTTGCAAAGCGCCATCCTCCCTCGCCAACCGTCATTGCTACGGCTTTAGAATTATCATTCAATGTTTCTCGAATCATAAGGCCGGTTCTTGCCAATGTTCCGGAGATATCGGTAATTCGACCAGTAATTGAACCATCCCCTGTAATTGCTCTATAAACAAACGTAGTATTGTCAATTGTGCCGGTTATGTCGGTACCATACGAGTTGACAACAAATGTTCCTCCACTCACATTAGCGTAAGTTGCATTTCCTGCATTTTGGCTTCCGATTTCAGCTCTATTCCATCCGGTAGGTAAGGCACCAGTTGCCAACGGTCTGGCACTGGACACTGCTGAATACGCACCTGTGCCCGCCTGATTGACAGCGGCTACCCTGTAATAGTAGGTAGTTCCATTGGTAAGATTATTATCAACATATTTTGTGTTTATATATGCATTATAGGTTCCTATTGTGGAAAAACCTCCGTCGCTGCTGATAGATCGCTGAATTACATAACCGTTCGCTGTAAGATCACTGGGTGGTTGCCAGGTTAAAGTTACCTGGCTGGTACCTGCAGTTGCAGTTAACCCTAAAGGTACGCCAGGAACAGGATTTGGAGGAAAGCTTGATGGCTCTAAAGTATAGGTAAGTGAGCCATATCCTAAATGGTCTTTACTTCCACCCTCCGGTCGCACCACTTCTGCCATCTGCTGGGTAAATGGAGCGCTTAACCCCTGGCGCACCACGTAATGATTATAAAGCAATTCCCATATAGGACGTTCATGTATCCTTCCGCGCGCATTGATAGCAGGCCAATCATGATTGGCTGGCTGACAATTGTTATAAGTCGTAAAAGGCACATCCTGCATCAAGTTGTATCTGGCCACGTATTCAGCGCCGGCAAGTAGCCTGTTGTTGCTCGCAGCAAAAAGGTCATCTCCCTGGTTCCAGGCAATTTGGCAAACGTCCGCTAAAAGGCCAACTGCCAATTGCGCATGATCCTGGTCGCGGCCGCTCTCCTGGAATTGACCAAGGCCTCCTGCGTGAACATAGGGTACAGCATTGTTTATACTACCGTTACCAGCACCATTATAAAAGTAATCAACACCTTCACTATAGATGGCCCGGTTATCAGCCACTACACCAATTGCCAGCAATGCTGCAATATTATTAGCATCCCAGTTTGCCCAGTAGTTGGAAATACAAGATCCTCTATGGTTTGTCAAAAATTCGTGGCGAAGCGGATAAAAATAGTTGACCATCATACTTTTGAAGTTATTAATATCGCCACTGCTCCAGCCGCTGTAAAGTTTCATAATTTCCGCGGCATTACACATCATCGCAACTCCTATCCCGCCCAATCCATCGATATCGGTATTACCTCCTGATGGTATCTGATCGACCGTATTTGAATAATTATTTAAAATACCTATAGCACATTGTGCATGGCTGGTACTCCCGGAAATATACCATCTGATGGCATTTAAATAAGCAGCTATGGCATCGTCAGACATCAACTGTCGGCGGTTCATATTTGCATCTGGTCTTCCAACATAGCTACTTTGAGCTTTTGGATCTTGTATGAGAAGATTCCATCCATCGATCCATGGATGTGCGCCTTGCGCAACCTTGTTTTTCATGCGATCAAGGTCGGTCTGAGTATGTAAAAGACCAGGATGAACAAACGATTGTGCCTGTATCAAGCTAGTGAGCATCAAAAAGGCTATTATAATCCATGCTTTTCGATATAACATGGCATTATTTACTGTAGGTTTAGTAAAAGTTTGTTTTTTCATAAAAATTTAGATTAAAGTGTGATTAAAATTTGGGGATACTATAAAAAGTACAATATAAGAGTGTTTGATTTTTGATATTTTTAAAGCTTTTTTTGAGCCTTATCAATAAAAGTTACAACAGATTCTCAATGTGACTTTAAATAATATTAGTCTTTTGAAAAAAGCAAGGTTGTTGGTAAAAACATGAAAGACGGGCATTAGTTATCCCGTCTTCCATTATTTCTAAGTAATAATGTTGGTTATCACCTTTCCATTAACACCTATTCCTTTACAATCTTCTTAAAAGTGCTTCCATTCACATCAGTAATAGTAAGAATGTAAACACCCTCAGACAAAGTGCTAAGGTCTAATGTGTGCTGGTTTCCTCTAGATTTAGTAGCTATCAATAACTTACCCGTGCTACTGTGCAACATTAACTGTACATCTTCATTTTCACTGTTAAGAAGTACCGTAAGTTTATCAGAAACCGGATTTGGATATACCTTAAGCCCATCAATCTCCAATTGGTTTATGTTTGCTGTTTTTTGATCATTAATGCCTTTTGCAAAATTATTGCCACCTGGCTCTATCCCAAATACAAGTGCTCCTTTATAGTACACCGTGATATGACCATTTTCAGCAAATGGCGCTTTTGGTACATACGAGTAATCATCCGACTCATCAAATTTAGACCAATCGGTTTTAGATATCCTAAATTGGATTTCTCCGGAATTACTTAATGGATAGAGCGACCCCATTAATGAATCCACTGATAATTCAAAATAAGTATCCGCTCCACTAACAACTGGGTTAAGCACCGCAAATTCTCCTGAAATGTTTGACATACCCAATTCCGCATAGTCTATCCAATAGTTCAGGTCAGCATCACTGTCTTTGGTGAACCAATACCTAATAGACAAATCTTTATAATCCATCGGTACATTCCCTTCATTTGTAAGCTTCAAATGGGTATCGATTTTATTTGTACTGGTATTGGCATTTTTATTTTCCGAATATACTTTTATATCCAGATTCGGTGTCACGGCCTCAGGTTCTGTTCCCCATATCAGCATTCCATTTCTGTACAGTGTAACCTTTTCATTATTCATATATGTCGCATTGGATTGGTATGAATAATCATCCGTTTCATCAAAATTTGACCAATTGGTCTTTGAGAACCTCGATTGAATCGAACCTGAATTGTCACCTGACAATAAATTACCCAAAGACTCATCAAATCCGTATTCGATATACCCAAAAGCACCTTCATGCGGTTCCGGTAAGGATACATAATTCATCGAGACTTTATCATTACCCAGTTGCGCATAATCGATCCAAGTATTGATTTCTGCATAATTTTCTGCGGTAAACCAGTAACGAACCGATAGTTCACTATAAGCAACACTTATAGCATCGTTGTTTTCAATTTGCAAATGGGGTTTAATGTGACCATTTGATGTATTTCCATTGTCACCATCCTTATACAGCACATTAAGACTCAAAGGCAATACCGTAAAAGTTTGGCTAACTTCCTCAGTAGGATAGTAAATACTATCACCTACTTGTGAAGCTGTGATAACACTTGTACCCACTCCATTTATATGCAGTTTGTTTCCATCAACAATGGTAGCTATTGTGGTATCGGAACTGCTGTATGTAATCGGCAAACCTGAGCTTGCAACAGCTGTAAGTTCAAAATCGACATCACCAATGTATTTCATAGGCATAGAACCAAAATCAATAGTTTGATTCTTCTTAATGATTAGCTCTACAGTATATGTACTGGAACCATAATAATTGGTAGCTGTTATATCAACAGGAAAGGTTCCTGCTGCATTAGGTACACCGGAAATAACGCCCGTACAGGTGTCCATACTTAATCCATCTGGCAATCCAGCTGCTTCGAATTCTTTCGGCATAGGAGAAGCTACCGTTGAATAATGGAATTCCGAACCGTATGTACCTTCTGCAATACTGTCACTACTAAGTTCCGGTAATTGAGCGGCCAGTCCATAAAACTCAAGTTCAGCAATGCTCCCGTAACCATTTGGTGAATAGTACCGAATATAACGATAGCCTTTGCTATTGGAAATCGTTTGTTCTGTCATCACCCATTCAGCAGGTCTTGGAATAAAAAACAATATTTCAGCATCACTAAAATCAGGGGTGTTGGCACCTTGAATTTGAGCACCATTCATACGGTGCGAAAGACCTGGACGTGGCGCGTAACGTACTTTGGTAATTACACTCCTACCATCTTCACCCAAATCGTAACCTACCCAAGCGGTATTTGTCGGGGCATCGAAATACGTGGCTATATTGCCATCTACCGCTGCCTCCTTGGTCGTAGCGGGGTTATTGCCCCCAGAACCCTCTGTACCTATCAATATACCTGAAAGTTTACTTCCCAATGAAGGACCTGATGGCGATGAATCTGCACTTTCGCCCACGTTATTAATAGTCGATACGGTATAGAAGTATTTTTCGCAGTTAACTGCAGTTATATCTATGTAGCTAGTATCAACTACGCTAGCAATCACCTCAAACGGCCCTTCTATTTCAGTAGCCCTTTTAACGTTGTAACTGGTTCCTCCCAGGGCAGCTGTCCAGATTAATGACACTTGGTTGTTCCCTGCAACAGTAGACAGGTTTTTCGGTGCTGCAGGTGGCAAATACGCGAATGCCATTTCTGCTATCTCAGAAGCGCTTAATGCCTTACTGTATATTCTGAAATCATCCACCTGACCTGCCAGTAAAGGATCAGGCCATTGCGACTTACCGATCCAGTTTTGGGGAGTATTGCCCAGACTTGACGGGTTAAGGGTCATATTATCATTTCTACCTACTTCTACCCCATCCAAATAAAGAACGGCAGTAGTACCGGATTGCGTAACGGCCAGGTGATACCATCTCCCTGTGATTAAAGATGCACTTGTATTAATTTGCTGCTCTCCGCCGCCATTTTTAATAGCGTACCGCAATTTGCCATTTGATCCATTTTTTGGTGTGATAAACATGTAGTTATTTGTCCCTGAACCAAAATCAAAGAGGCGCGCCCAGTTATCTACTTTATCAAGCTTTGCCCAGCTAGAAATACTAAAGTCAGTCAAATTATTTACAATTCCTTCAGGGAGTATTACATACCCATTGCTTCCGTTCAAACTAACTGCATTATCTACAAGCCCTTCTGAAAATATAGCACCTGAACTTAAAGTACCTGCATTATCACCCCAGGAATCAGCGGCCATTGAACCACCCGTTTCATCAAATTTCAGATAAGCGATGCGACCTCCGTTTGGAGTGCCACTTATTTCTTCACTATAGGTGCTTTCCCCAAGAGATGTTGTAGTTGTTACCACATAATAGTAGGTAGAGTCATTGAGTGCATCCGAATCAATATATTCGTTGGTTGAGGAAGTTCCTATTTGCGTATAGGATCCTCCGGCCACATCAGACCGATAGACTGTATAGTTAATTGCTTTTAGAACCGAACCCCACTTTAGGTCAACCTTATTATCGCCTGGTACAGCAACCAAGGAACCTGGTGCTACTGGAGGAAACTCTACTTCATCATAAAGAGAATGAACCTCGGTAGAATCCAACGCCCTACTATAAATTCTAAAATCATCCACCAACCCGTCCAACAAAGGATCGGGCCACTGGGACTTACCAATCCAGTTTTGAGTCGTATTACCCAAACTAGATGGGCTGAGCGTCATGCTGGTATTCCGTCCAACTTCTGCGCCATCTAAGTATAGAATAGCCGTAGTTCCAGATTGCGTCACAGCCAAGTGATACCATCTTTCTGTGGTTAAAGCAACACTTGTATTAATTTGCTGCTCTAC
This genomic window from Mariniflexile sp. TRM1-10 contains:
- a CDS encoding LamG-like jellyroll fold domain-containing protein; protein product: MQGLTVKEGIERVELTWNAVETIDAEGFTVKRATSSGGPYTTVASWTGSTNPRYTDTNVENGMTYYYVVSARNEVGDGPESVEISATPMDAVQELPIGWTRTDIGNVSVEGEAVYAEVNTGHTFITKGAGSIGGTSDALGFTYGIASGDVTLTARVADFGGVQKTGIMIRESLDPDAKTVLMKIGDGGWRIAGMGARTETGSNMEWKDGNRYTWRPDIWFRISRTGNTFTVYESNNKDVWFEVGSRTIDMAENVYVGLFNSSGNTTSLNTTRYDHVAITGLVSNAPEAPANVTASPGNTQNILDWDEVTGASSYTLKRSTTSGEPYEIVAANLNVTEYTDTGLENGTTYYYVVSAANLSGESVNSLEISVAPELAIAPVPEDVTAQSVSGQQINLFWNSSLSATSYNVKRATASGGPYTIIASPDTTAFSDTDVNHSTTYYYVVSAINELGESEDSEEVIATPGRSGYWKFDETEGSTATDSWGNGNAALSSGATFVEGLMGNAVSLNGNDGYVTLSEGVVSSLTDFSISTWVKLDKVDNWARIFDFGTGTSNYMFITPKNGSNGNLRYAIKTGDVEQQINTSVALTTERWYHLAVTQSGTTAILYLDGAEVGRNTSMTLSPSSLGNTTQNWIGKSQWPDPLLDGLVDDFRIYSRALDSTEVHSLYDEVEFPPVAPGSLVAVPGDNKVDLKWGSVLKAINYTVYRSDVAGGSYTQIGTSSTNEYIDSDALNDSTYYYVVTTTTSLGESTYSEEISGTPNGGRIAYLKFDETGGSMAADSWGDNAGTLSSGAIFSEGLVDNAVSLNGSNGYVILPEGIVNNLTDFSISSWAKLDKVDNWARLFDFGSGTNNYMFITPKNGSNGKLRYAIKNGGGEQQINTSASLITGRWYHLAVTQSGTTAVLYLDGVEVGRNDNMTLNPSSLGNTPQNWIGKSQWPDPLLAGQVDDFRIYSKALSASEIAEMAFAYLPPAAPKNLSTVAGNNQVSLIWTAALGGTSYNVKRATEIEGPFEVIASVVDTSYIDITAVNCEKYFYTVSTINNVGESADSSPSGPSLGSKLSGILIGTEGSGGNNPATTKEAAVDGNIATYFDAPTNTAWVGYDLGEDGRSVITKVRYAPRPGLSHRMNGAQIQGANTPDFSDAEILFFIPRPAEWVMTEQTISNSKGYRYIRYYSPNGYGSIAELEFYGLAAQLPELSSDSIAEGTYGSEFHYSTVASPMPKEFEAAGLPDGLSMDTCTGVISGVPNAAGTFPVDITATNYYGSSTYTVELIIKKNQTIDFGSMPMKYIGDVDFELTAVASSGLPITYSSSDTTIATIVDGNKLHINGVGTSVITASQVGDSIYYPTEEVSQTFTVLPLSLNVLYKDGDNGNTSNGHIKPHLQIENNDAISVAYSELSVRYWFTAENYAEINTWIDYAQLGNDKVSMNYVSLPEPHEGAFGYIEYGFDESLGNLLSGDNSGSIQSRFSKTNWSNFDETDDYSYQSNATYMNNEKVTLYRNGMLIWGTEPEAVTPNLDIKVYSENKNANTSTNKIDTHLKLTNEGNVPMDYKDLSIRYWFTKDSDADLNYWIDYAELGMSNISGEFAVLNPVVSGADTYFELSVDSLMGSLYPLSNSGEIQFRISKTDWSKFDESDDYSYVPKAPFAENGHITVYYKGALVFGIEPGGNNFAKGINDQKTANINQLEIDGLKVYPNPVSDKLTVLLNSENEDVQLMLHSSTGKLLIATKSRGNQHTLDLSTLSEGVYILTITDVNGSTFKKIVKE
- a CDS encoding AbfB domain-containing protein — encoded protein: MAEVVRPEGGSKDHLGYGSLTYTLEPSSFPPNPVPGVPLGLTATAGTSQVTLTWQPPSDLTANGYVIQRSISSDGGFSTIGTYNAYINTKYVDNNLTNGTTYYYRVAAVNQAGTGAYSAVSSARPLATGALPTGWNRAEIGSQNAGNATYANVSGGTFVVNSYGTDITGTIDNTTFVYRAITGDGSITGRITDISGTLARTGLMIRETLNDNSKAVAMTVGEGGWRFARMGYRTSTGGNTASRLGNTYTWRPAWFRIARSGNIFTAYESSDGETWFEVGSVNISMSSSYFIGLVACSGNATAMNTTVYDNITLTGSVGGDTALGTVSWESYNFADYFIRHQNAIGRIDPNVSPVDDKQWEMVTGLADPNGISFESVNFPGQYLRHSTNELVLDSVSNSSQQGDATFYIRDGLADVGWISFESYNVPGYYIRHSNYVLKIDQISGSTAEQDATFRQIGDILNGSVVQLKNRTTGLYLDGMGRTTNGSACGQWANTTSTNAQWTIQEYNGNYRVRNVSTDLYLDGMGRTSNGSACGQWANTTSTNAQWRIEPFDGNYYRIQNVNTGLYLDGMGRTANGADCSQWANTSSTNAQWELVSISSSSKIVSSIKEESISSSTTAASSIVENSVKTTGIEVYPNPVSNKLTIQLGEDYPENTEITLHDTLGKLITSAKVKGKIYELDFSTISRGVYIITVISPETRVFRKIVKE
- a CDS encoding alpha-L-fucosidase, coding for MKNITLIVFIVSMFSYAQSTRETMETGPFEPNWESLKQYEVPKWFRDAKFGIWAHWGPQCQPEAGDWYARSIYNQDQSQYTYHLQNYGHPSEFGFKDVINEWKAENWNPEKLVALYKRAGAKYFFAMGNHHDNLDMWDSKHQEWNSVDIGPKKNILAGWAEAAKKNDLPFGVSIHSAHAWRWYESAQMTDETGTYAGIPYDGKLTKKDGEGKWWEGLDPQNLYVQNHLLSQDSKNINSIHNQWGWENGATPPSEEYCLNFYNRTVDMINKFNPDLLYFDDTALPLWPVSKVGLDIAAHYYNSNMKLHNGKLEAVLFGKILTDEQKECMVWDVERGAPDDIQEKPWQSCTCIGGWHYDRGVYNKNAYKSPKKVMQMLVDIVSKNGNLLLNIPVRGDGSIDEKELKVVEGITQWMDINSECIYETRPWHIYGEGPKAESANPINAQGFNEGKGVPYSSKDIRFTKKGDILYAVIMECPENNEEVIIKSLATDSPYYNEELDEVEILGGKMESFKFNKDGLSIKLSNTQHLISPIVLKIF